In a single window of the Manis javanica isolate MJ-LG chromosome 16, MJ_LKY, whole genome shotgun sequence genome:
- the NHLRC1 gene encoding E3 ubiquitin-protein ligase NHLRC1 — protein MGAEAAGSAPALRALARQAEASLLECKVCFERFGPRQQRRPRNLPCGHVVCLACVAALAHPRTLALECPFCRRACRGCDTSDCLPVLHLLELLGSALPPAPAARRAAPGAPAALACRLVFGGWGTLVNPTGLALCPKTGRVVVVHDGKRRVKVFDSGGECAHQFGEKGDAAQDIRYPLDVTVTNDCHVVVTDAGDRSVKVFDFFGQVKLVIGGQFSLPWGVETTPQNGIVVTDAEAGSLHFLEVDFPEGVLRRTERLQAHLCGPRQVAVSWLTGAIAVLERPLAVGTGACSPRVKVFSSSMQLIGQVETFGLSLFFLSKITASAVTFDHQGNVIIADTSGQAVLCLGKPEEFPVLTPLITQGLSHPVALTFTKENSLLVLDSGAHSVKVYKVDWG, from the coding sequence ATGGGCGCCGAGGCCGCGGGGAGCGCGCCCGCGCTGCGGGCCCTGGCGCGCCAGGCCGAGGCCAGCCTCCTCGAGTGCAAGGTGTGCTTCGAGAGGTTCGGGCCGCGCCAGCAGCGGCGCCCGCGCAACCTGCCCTGCGGCCACGTGGTCTGCCTGGCCTGCGTGGCGGCCCTGGCGCACCCGCGGACGCTGGCGCTCGAGTGCCCCTTCTGCCGGCGAGCCTGCCGGGGCTGCGACACCAGCGACTGCCTGCCGGTGCTGCACCTCCTGGAGCTCCTGGGCTCGGCGCTGCCGCCGGCCCCTGCCGCCCGCCGCGCCGCCCCCGGCGCCCCCGCGGCGCTCGCCTGCCGCCTCGTCTTCGGCGGCTGGGGGACCCTGGTCAACCCCACCGGGCTGGCGCTGTGTCCCAAGACCGGGCGGGTCGTGGTGGTGCACGACGGCAAGAGGCGGGTCAAGGTCTTTGATTCCGGAGGAGAATGTGCGCATCAGTTTGGAGAAAAGGGCGACGCTGCTCAGGACATTAGGTACCCACTGGATGTCACCGTCACCAACGACTGCCATGTGGTTGTCACCGACGCCGGCGACCGCTCCGTCAAAGTGTTTGATTTCTTTGGCCAGGTCAAGCTTGTCATTGGAGGCCAGTTCTCCTTACCCTGGGGGGTGGAGACCACCCCTCAGAATGGAATCGTGGTCACCGATGCGGAGGCAGGGTCCCTGCACTTCCTCGAAGTCGACTTTCCAGAAGGGGTCCTTCGGAGAACGGAAAGGTTGCAGGCTCACCTGTGCGGTCCACGCCAGGTGGCGGTCTCTTGGCTCACCGGGGCCATCGCAGTCCTGGAGCGGCCCCTGGCCGTGGGCACCGGGGCCTGCAGCCCCAGGGTGAAGGTGTTCAGCTCCAGCATGCAGCTCATCGGGCAGGTGGAGACCTTTGGGCTGAGCCTGTTTTTCCTCTCCAAAATAACTGCCTCTGCCGTGACCTTTGACCACCAGGGCAACGTGATTATTGCAGACACTTCTGGTCAGGCCGTCCTATGCTTAGGGAAGCCTGAGGAGTTCCCCGTACTGACGCCCCTCATCACCCAGGGGCTTTCCCACCCTGTGGCGCTGACCTTCACCAAGGAGAATTCCCTTCTTGTGCTGGACAGTGGAGCTCATTCTGTAAAAGTCTACAAGGTTGACTGGGGGTGA